One window from the genome of Prinia subflava isolate CZ2003 ecotype Zambia chromosome 2, Cam_Psub_1.2, whole genome shotgun sequence encodes:
- the HLX gene encoding H2.0-like homeobox protein isoform X2, with protein MYTAGLAPFYASNFSLWSAAYCSASGPAAGGCFPLDAAAAKKPSFCIADILHAGGEAAAGAADSLPGGPGTGMPAALGTVHHGGPFHAAASPLRPTPVVAPDAPAAAAFPPRLSPLSAAYHSHHHRPPQHRSPAAAASGGGAPAPARLPGGHTHGSAPAPASKDLKFGIDRILSAEFDPKVKEGNTLRGPYAVLTKDTLPQTYKRKRSWSRAVFSNLQRKGLEKRFEIQKYVTKPDRKQLAAMLGLTDAQVKVWFQNRRMKWRHSKEAQAQKDKEPPPEPEPAAQRAGAAPAAPGEPERSPSRSDGDSDSSDAESLDMAPSDTERTEGAERSLPAAGLGKSSGSTGLPSPPPAAASPEPRSGL; from the exons ATGTACACGGCCGGGCTGGCTCCTTTCTACGCCTCCAACTTCAGCCTGTGGTCAGCGGCGTACTGCTCCGCGtcggggccggcggccggcggctGCTTCCCTCTGGACGCCGCGGCGGCGAAGAAGCCGTCCTTCTGCATCGCCGACATCCTCCACGCCGGCGGCGAGGCGGCGGCAGGAGCCGCCGACAGCCTGCCCGGAGGGCCCGGCACCGGGATGCCGGCCGCGCTGGGAACCGTGCACCACGGCGGCCCCTTCCACGCCGCGGCCTCGCCGCTCCGGCCCACGCCCGTCGTGGCCCCCGacgcccccgccgccgccgccttccCGCCGCGCCTCTCGCCGCTCTCGGCCGCCTACCACTCCCACCACCACCGCCCCCCGCAGCACCGGtcccccgcggcggcggcgagcGGCGGAGgcgccccggcccccgcccgcctGCCCGGCGGCCACACGCACGGCTCGGCGCCCGCGCCCGCCAGCAAGGACCTGAAATTCGGCATCGACCGCATTTTATCGGCGGAGTTCGACCCCAAAGTCAAGGAAGGCAACACGCTGAGAG gCCCGTACGCAGTTCTAACCAAGGACACGCTGCCCCAGACGTACAAGAGGAAGCGCTCCTGGTCCAGGGCGGTTTTTTCCAACCTGCAGAGGAAAGGTTTAGAAAAACGGTTCGAAATCCAGAAGTATGTCACCAAACCGGACAGGAAGCAACTGGCGGCGATGCTGGGGCTGACAGATGCTCAA GTGAAGGTGTGGTTCCAGAACCGGCGGATGAAGTGGCGGCACTCCAAGGAAGCGCAGGCCCAGAAGGACAAGGAGCCGCCGCCGGAGCCGGAGCCGGCGGCCCAGCGAGCCGGcgcagcgcccgccgcccccggggaGCCCGAGCGCAGCCCCAGCCGCTCCGACGGCGACAGCGACAGCAGCGACGCTGAGTCCCTCGACATGGCCCCCAGCGACACGGAACGGACTGAGGGCGCCGAGCGGAGCCTGCCCGCCGCCGGGCTCGGCAAGTCCTCCGGCAGCACCGGCCTgccctccccgccgcccgccgccgccagccccgAGCCGCGGAGCGGCCTATAG
- the HLX gene encoding H2.0-like homeobox protein isoform X1 — protein sequence MYTAGLAPFYASNFSLWSAAYCSASGPAAGGCFPLDAAAAKKPSFCIADILHAGGEAAAGAADSLPGGPGTGMPAALGTVHHGGPFHAAASPLRPTPVVAPDAPAAAAFPPRLSPLSAAYHSHHHRPPQHRSPAAAASGGGAPAPARLPGGHTHGSAPAPASKDLKFGIDRILSAEFDPKVKEGNTLRDLTSLLTTSRQTGVHLPNLQPSAGQFFASLDPINEASAILGPLNTNPRSSVQHQFQDTFPGPYAVLTKDTLPQTYKRKRSWSRAVFSNLQRKGLEKRFEIQKYVTKPDRKQLAAMLGLTDAQVKVWFQNRRMKWRHSKEAQAQKDKEPPPEPEPAAQRAGAAPAAPGEPERSPSRSDGDSDSSDAESLDMAPSDTERTEGAERSLPAAGLGKSSGSTGLPSPPPAAASPEPRSGL from the exons ATGTACACGGCCGGGCTGGCTCCTTTCTACGCCTCCAACTTCAGCCTGTGGTCAGCGGCGTACTGCTCCGCGtcggggccggcggccggcggctGCTTCCCTCTGGACGCCGCGGCGGCGAAGAAGCCGTCCTTCTGCATCGCCGACATCCTCCACGCCGGCGGCGAGGCGGCGGCAGGAGCCGCCGACAGCCTGCCCGGAGGGCCCGGCACCGGGATGCCGGCCGCGCTGGGAACCGTGCACCACGGCGGCCCCTTCCACGCCGCGGCCTCGCCGCTCCGGCCCACGCCCGTCGTGGCCCCCGacgcccccgccgccgccgccttccCGCCGCGCCTCTCGCCGCTCTCGGCCGCCTACCACTCCCACCACCACCGCCCCCCGCAGCACCGGtcccccgcggcggcggcgagcGGCGGAGgcgccccggcccccgcccgcctGCCCGGCGGCCACACGCACGGCTCGGCGCCCGCGCCCGCCAGCAAGGACCTGAAATTCGGCATCGACCGCATTTTATCGGCGGAGTTCGACCCCAAAGTCAAGGAAGGCAACACGCTGAGAG ATCTGACCTCCTTATTAACTACGAGCCGCCAAACTGGGGTTCATCTCCCCAACTTGCAGCCTTCCGCCGGCCAGTTCTTCGCGTCTCTAGACCCCATTAACGAGGCCTCTGCTATCCTGGGTCCCTTAAACACAAACCCAAGGAGCTCAGTGCAGCACCAGTTTCAAGACACTTTTCCAG gCCCGTACGCAGTTCTAACCAAGGACACGCTGCCCCAGACGTACAAGAGGAAGCGCTCCTGGTCCAGGGCGGTTTTTTCCAACCTGCAGAGGAAAGGTTTAGAAAAACGGTTCGAAATCCAGAAGTATGTCACCAAACCGGACAGGAAGCAACTGGCGGCGATGCTGGGGCTGACAGATGCTCAA GTGAAGGTGTGGTTCCAGAACCGGCGGATGAAGTGGCGGCACTCCAAGGAAGCGCAGGCCCAGAAGGACAAGGAGCCGCCGCCGGAGCCGGAGCCGGCGGCCCAGCGAGCCGGcgcagcgcccgccgcccccggggaGCCCGAGCGCAGCCCCAGCCGCTCCGACGGCGACAGCGACAGCAGCGACGCTGAGTCCCTCGACATGGCCCCCAGCGACACGGAACGGACTGAGGGCGCCGAGCGGAGCCTGCCCGCCGCCGGGCTCGGCAAGTCCTCCGGCAGCACCGGCCTgccctccccgccgcccgccgccgccagccccgAGCCGCGGAGCGGCCTATAG